A window of the Brassica napus cultivar Da-Ae chromosome A2, Da-Ae, whole genome shotgun sequence genome harbors these coding sequences:
- the LOC106401144 gene encoding eukaryotic translation initiation factor 3 subunit A gives MAHFAKPENALKRADELINVGQKQDALQALHDLITSKRYRAWQKPLEKIMFKYLDLCVDLKRGRFAKDGLIQYRIVCQQVNVSSLEEVIKHFLHLSTDKAEQARSQADALEEALDVDDLEADRKPEDLQLSIVSGEKGKDRSDRELVTPWFKFLWETYRTVLEILRNNSKLEALYAMTAHKAFQFCKQYKRTTEFRRLCEIIRNHLANLNKYRDQRDRPDLSAPESLQLYLDTRFDQLKVATELGLWQEAFRSVEDIYGLMCMVKKTPKSSLLMVYYSKLTEIFWISSSHLYHAYAWFKLFSLQKNFNKNLSQKDLQLIASSVVLAALSVPPFDRSQSASHMELENEKERNLRMANLIGFNLEPKFEGRDMLSRSALLSELVSRGVLSCASQEVKDLFHVLEHEFHPLDLGSKIQPLLEKISKSGGKLSSAPSLPEVQLSQYVPSLEKLATLRLLQQVSKIYQTIKIESLSQLVPFFEFSVVEKISVDAVKNSFVAMKVDHMKGVVIFGNLGIESDGLKDHLAVFAECLSKVRAMLYPVPSKASKLGGILPNLADTVEKEHKRLLARKSIIEKRKEDQERQQLEMEREEEQKRLKLQRLTEEAEQKRLAAELQERRKQRILREIEEKELEEAQALLEDTEKRMKKGKKKTLLDGEKVTKQTVMERALTEQLKERQEMEKKLQKLAKTMDYLERAKREEAAPLIEAAYQRRLVEEREFYEREQQREVELSRERHESDLKEKNRLSRMLEFKETFQGEVISRRQAEFDRIRTEREERISQIIRARKQERDIKRKQMYYLTSEEERIRKLQEEEEARKLEEAEKRKKQEAEHKAKMDEIAEKQRQRERELEEKEKKRREEVLKGTDAPPARPAEPAVATAAGPPASGAGKYVPRFKRQTAEASGPAAPTPAAEADRWANRGPPPADDHWGSNRGPSQKSDRWTGGRERAGPPPAEGGDRWVPGPRGSDRPSGGDAWRSGEERRSPFGSSKPRPAQR, from the exons ATGGCGCATTTTGCCAAACCGGAGAACGCATTGAAGCGTGCTGATG AGTTGATCAATGTTGGACAGAAACAAGATGCCCTTCAGGCACTTCACGACCTCATCACCTCCAAGAGGTACAGAGCATGGCAGAAGCCACTTGAGAAGATCATGTTTAAGTATCTGGATCTTTGTGTTGACTTGAAGAGGGGTCGTTTCGCCAAGGACGGTTTGATCCAGTACCGCATTGTCTGCCAGCAAGTCAATGTCAGCTCCTTGGAGGAGGTAATCAAGCACTTTCTTCATCTCTCTACCGACAAGGCCGAGCAGGCTCGTTCCCAGGCTGATGCACTGGAGGAGGCCCTTGATGTCGATGACCTTGAAGCTGACAGAAAGCCTGAAGATTTGCAGCTCAGTATTGTCAGTGGGGAGAAGGGGAAAGATAGATCTGACCGTGAGCTGGTCACCCCCTGGTTCAAGTTTCTTTGGGAGACTTACAGAACTGTGCTTGAGATATTGCGCAACAACTCAAAGTTGGAAGCACTCTATgcg ATGACAGCACATAAAGCCTTTCAGTTCTGTAAGCAGTACAAGCGAACAACAGAGTTCCGTAGGCTTTGCGAAATTATTAGAAACCATTTGGCAAACCTGAACAAATACAGAGACCAAAGAGACAGGCCTGACTTGTCAGCCCCAGAGAGCTTGCAGCTCTACCTGGACACAAGATTTGATCAGTTGAAAGTTGCTACTGAGCTTGGACTTTGGCAG GAAGCTTTTCGTTCTGTTGAAGATATATATGGATTGATGTGCATGGTCAAAAAGACGCCCAAGTCATCTTTGTTGATGGTCTACTATTCCAAATTGACCGAGATCTTCTGGATTTCTTCTAGCCATCTGTACCATGCTTATGCATGGTTCAAGCTGTTTAGTCTTCAGAAAAATTTCAACAAGAACTTAAGCCAAAAGGATTTGCAGCTAATAGCATCATCTGTTGTCTTGGCTGCATTATCTGTTCCACCGTTTGATAGGTCTCAGAGTGCATCTCACATGGAACTTGAAAATGAGAAAGAACGCAATTTGAGGATGGCCAACCTCATAGGATTCAATCTTGAACCTAAATTTGAGGGCAGAGATATG CTTTCAAGGTCAGCTCTTCTGTCAGAGCTG GTTTCAAGAGGTGTTTTGAGCTGTGCATCTCAGGAGGTCAAAGATCTCTTCCATGTTTTGGAGCATGAGTTTCACCCACTTGATCTTGGCTCCAAGATTCAGCCTTTGCTCGAAAAAATTTCCAAATCTGGTGGGAAGCTGTCGTCAGCTCCTTCTTTACCTGAAGTGCAACTCTCCCAATATGTTCCTTCTTTGGAGAAACTCGCTACTCTGAGGCTACTTCAACAG GTGTCTAAGATTTATCAGACTATAAAAATTGAGAGTTTATCTCAGTTGGTACCCTTCTTCGAATTCTCAGTGGTAGAGAAGATTTCTGTTGATGCTGTGAAGAACAGTTTTGTGGCCATGAAAGTTGATCACATGAAGGGTGTTGTAATTTTTGGAAATTTG GGTATCGAGTCTGATGGACTGAAGGATCATCTGGCTGTTTTTGCTGAGTGTTTGAGCAAAGTAAGAGCTATGCTGTATCCTGTTCCAAGTAAAGCATCAAAGCTAGGTGGCATATTACCAAATCTAGCGGATACTGTTGAGAAGGAGCATAAAAGACTGCTTGCTCGGAAATCAATCATTGAAAAGAGGAAGGAGGATCAAGAGCGCCAGCAACTAGAAATG GAACGGGAAGAGGAACAGAAACGGCTTAAGCTTCAGAGGCTAACTGAGGAGGCAGAACAAAAGAGGCTTGCAGCAGAGCTTCAGgagagaaggaaacaaagaatccTGAGGGAGATAGAGGAGAAGGAACTTGAAGAAGCTCAGGCATTGCTGGAGGACACAGAGAAACGCATGAAAAAGGGAAAGAAGAAGACGCTTTTAGATGGA GAGAAGGTGACAAAGCAAACTGTGATGGAGAGGGCCTTAACTGAGCAGCTCAAGGAAAGGCAGGAAATGGAGAAAAAACTCCAGAAACTTGCCAAAACTATGGATTATTTGGAACGAGCAAAGAGAGAAGAGGCTGCTCCACTGATTGAAGCTGCATATCAGCGAAGACTGGTTGAGGAAAGAGAGTTTTATGAACGCGAGCAACAG CGTGAAGTTGAACTCAGTAGAGAGCGTCATGAGAGTGACTTGAAGGAGAAGAACAGGTTGTCCAGAATGTTGGAGTTTAAG GAAACATTCCAAGGGGAAGTGATTAGTCGTCGACAAGCAGAGTTTGACAGAATAAGGACGGAGAGAGAAGAGCGCATAAGCCAAATCATTCGAGCAAGGAAGCAAGAAAGGGACATCAAGAGGAAGCAGATGTATTATTTGACAAGTGAAGAAGAAAGGATAAGAAAGCTgcaggaagaagaggaagctcGCAAGCTTGAAG AAGCCGAGAAACGCAAGAAGCAAGAAGCTGAACACAAAGCAAAGATGGATGAAATCGCTGAAAAGCAAAggcagagagaaagagagcttgaggagaaagaaaagaagaggcGGGAAGAGGTGTTGAAGGGAACTGATGCACCACCTGCTCGCCCTGCAGAACCTGCAGTTGCTACTGCTGCTGGGCCACCAGCATCAGGTGCTGGTAAATATGTTCCTAGGTTCAAGCGTCAGACAGCTGAGGCCTCAGGCCCAGCAGCACCAACACCAGCTGCAGAAGCTGACCGCTGGGCCAACCGTGGACCACCTCCAGCAGATGACCACTGGGGAAGCAACAGAGGACCGTCTCAGAAATCTGACAGGTGGACCGGTGGCAGGGAA